A genome region from Eurosta solidaginis isolate ZX-2024a chromosome 2, ASM4086904v1, whole genome shotgun sequence includes the following:
- the LOC137239419 gene encoding transmembrane protein 115: MSAYHRNLQYLQQQATALLHNTSPVITLICVVTGFGYLLSYSETAVRVLSVTPGKILPTAEFWIWTAFTFCFIELHWWEVLVDVTTVGLCGKMLEPLWGQFEMFKFFALTNFGVSILTTIYYLFYYAITNNPSILFDVHIHGLAGYVAGICVAVRQIMPDHLIFKTRWGKLTNRNVPLTVLVASIIMWAVKLLDGTYPAMFGSGLIVAWIYLRFYQWHPNGRGDSSESFTFASFFPYVMQPVIGILVNPIYIGCLKLGVVKTPAPPRSSSLSSSLSSVSIQMHGADSHDIERRRQIALKALSERLKSTDSARYNQLPKSFPTVSAGMAPMAGHHHHHHHNKQQHHGQHHNHGHGQHSHTHGHDHHSHAQHTSHHVSAEALINPSFLGQSQRTHNTAPITTARVEPRMISTMSTIAIPMPAPPSSRGDPNAGATTTNDALIDLSGGNSEK; the protein is encoded by the exons ATGTCGGCTTACCACCGTAACCTGCAATATTTACAACAACAAGCCACTGCGTTGCTGCACAACACATCGCCTGTTATTACGCTAATCTGTGTGGTGACTGGATTTGGTTATTTACTATCGTACTCGGAGACCGCCGTGCGTGTATTAAGCGTAACACCAGGCAAAATACTTCCAACTGCTGAATTCTGGATATGGACAGCATTTACATTTTGCTTCATTGAATTGCATTGGTGGGAGGTATTGGTCGACGTGACCACAGTTGGCTTGTGTGGCAAAATGTTGGAACCTCTATGGGGACAATTTGAAATGTTCAAATTTTTTGCGTTAACCAATTTTGGCGTCTCTATACTCACtacaatatattatttattttattatgcgATAACTAATAATCCAAGTATACTATTTGATGTGCATATACACGGATTAGCTGGCTACGTGGCTGGAATATGCGTGGCGGTGCGTCAAATAATGCCCGATCATTTGATATTTAAAACGCGTTGGGGGAAACTAACTAATAG AAATGTACCCCTAACCGTGCTGGTGGCGTCAATTATTATGTGGGCAGTTAAATTATTGGATGGCACTTACCCAGCAATGTTTGGTTCGGGACTCATTGTAGCATGGATTTATTTGCGCTTCTATCAATGGCATCCCAATGGCAGGGGTGATAGTTCTGAGAGTTTTACATTTGCCAGCTTCTTTCCATATGTTATGCAACCAGTGATTGGCATTTTGGTAAATCCAATTTATATAGGCTGTTTAAAATTGGGTGTCGTTAAAACTCCAGCACCGCCACGTTCATCATCGCTCTCTAGCAGTTTATCCTCAGTGTCTATACAAATGCATGGTGCGGATTCACATGATATTGAGCGGCGCAG ACAAATTGCACTGAAGGCTTTGAGTGAACGCTTAAAATCTACTGATAGTGCGCGTTACAATCAATTACCCAAATCATTTCCCACAGTTAGTGCTGGTATGGCACCAATGGCAGgtcaccatcatcatcatcatcataacaAACAGCAACATCATGGACAACATCACAATCATGGGCATGGTCAACACTCACATACACACGGTCATGATCATCACTCTCATGCACAGCACACATCACATCATGTTAGCGCTGAAGCTTTAATTAATCCTTCATTTTTGGGACAATCTCAACGCACTCATAATACAGCACCAATAACGACAGCGCGTGTTGAGCCACGTATGATTAGCACAATGAGTACGATAGCGATACCAATGCCAGCACCACCGTCATCTAGAGGTGATCCAAACGCTGGTGCCACAACAACTAATGATGCGTTAATCGACTTGAGTGGCGGTAATAGTGAAAAATAA